The sequence TTGCAACGGCGCGAAATATTACAGCGAGAGACCTATTTGGCCTGTATGTCTCTAGATTTAAGTCTTATTCCAGTTCTTGCCCCTGATGATGTTGTGGGATTTAAGCGAGAGGGAGTGCAAGGTGCGGTGTTTAAGCGTTTACGCCTTGGACAATATCCGATAAAAATGGAACTTGATGTTCATGCTTATCGATTACATCAGGCGCGTAACGCTGTTCTGAATTATTTATTAGCGGCACAGAACCACGGTGAGCGTTGTGTCATGTTAATTCATGGGAAAGGACATCAAAGTAAGCCCTTCGCAGGTTTGCTGAAATCAGCCGTTTGCCATTGGTTATCTCAACTTGATATGGTTTTAGCCTATCACTCAGCCAAAACAGAGCAGGGAGGGACTGGAGCTTTATATGTCATGCTGACTAAATCGGAACAACTCAAACTAGAGAATCGAGAAGTGAATCGCAAAGGGATGGGATGGCGTTAATGAACGCTTTATTTTTCCCTTTGGTCAACATGCTCACTGCTGGCAGAGAAGAGTAAACACCTAAACTGACCTTATACCCATTAATCTGTTCATTGTGCTAAGGAGTAATATGGGTAATCACCATATCTAAAGATATTGTTTAACATTGGGATTAATAAAATTTACGTGCTTTGATCTTATTAAGGCCAATGGGGGTATTTCATTATTTTTAGTTTGACATCCTCTTTGCCAATGTTTAATTTAAACGAGTGTTTTAAATTAATCCAAGGTCACGGAATGGCAAGTCGATCCGATACAAAAACTAGAATACTTGATGCCGCAGAAAAACTGTTCGCCGAAAGGGGCTTTTCTGAGACCTCCTTGCGACTCATTACCAGCAAAGCGGAAGTGAATCTTGCATCAGTCAATTATCATTTTGGTTCTAAAAAAGAACTGATCCGTGCTGTTTTGGCTCGATATTTAGATGTGTTTATGCCTGCTGCTTCAACAGAAATTAAACGCTTAGATGCCATACCTGCACAAGCGACTTTAGAAGAGATTTTATCGTCGCTGGTCGCGCCGCTGTTAGAGCTTAATCAGTTACGAACGGAAGGCACGACGATTTTTCTGCAGTTACTTGGGCGTGGCTATATCGAAAGTCAAGGGCACCTACGTTGGTTCATCACGACCCACTATGGTCAGCATTTAGATACCTTTGTGAGTGCTGTGTCAGCAAGTGCGCCACATATTCCTCCCGCAGAAATGTTTTGGCGCTTACACTTTACCCTAGGCACCATCGTATTCACTATGGCATCTGCTGATGCGTTAAATGATATTGCGAAAGCTGAATTTGGCGAGCATAACGATATCGAAGCGGTTATCCGTAAAGTGATCCCTTATATGGCGGCTGGTGTGTCAGTCCCTGTTTCACCTCAATAAAAGGTCTTGATTATGTTGACGATTATAATCCTTGCCCTGATAGCGATTGTCGTGCTGTTTGCGGTAAAAAATATCAGAATGCAATTTATTACTCGGCCAGTGTTTAGCTTTTTTAAAAAAGTATTACCGCCATTATCCGATACAGAACGTGAAGCAATGGAAGCGGGCGATGTCTGGTGGGAAGGTGAGTTATTTCGTGGTAACCCTAACTGGAATATCTTGCATAGCTATGGCAAGCCAACGCTGAGTGCGGAAGAAAAAGATTTTATCGATAATCAAGTGATGACAGCACTGACAATGATCGATGATTTCGACATAGTGCATAATCGCAAAGATTTACCGCCCGAGTTATGGGAATACTTTAAGAAAGAAGGTTTCTTTGCGCTGATCATTCCGAAAAAATTCGGTGGTAAAGCGTTTTCTGCCTATGCTAATTCGACCATTGTAAGCAAATTAGCCAGCCGTAGCGTGAGCGCAGCTGTAACTGTAATGGTGCCAAACTCTTTAGGTCCTGGAGAGTTGCTAACCCACTATGGTACGAACGAGCAGAAGGAACGTTGGTTACCTGCTTTAGCAAAAGGTGATGAAATTCCTTGTTTTGCATTAACCGGCCCTGAAGCAGGCAGTGATGCGGGCGCTATTCCTGATGTGGGTATTGTGTGTCGTGATACTTTTAACGGCGAGGAAATGCTTGGGCTTAAGCTCACATGGGATAAGCGTTATATCACGCTGGCACCAGTAGCCACCGTTTTGGGGTTAGCGTTTCAAATGCGAGATCCTGAAGGTTTGCTTGGCGATAAGAAAAATCTAGGCATTACCTGTGCGTTGATCCCAACAGATCATCCTGGTGTCGTTATAGGGCGTCGCCATAATCCGCTGGGCATGGCGTTTATGAACGGTACTACCCAAGGTAAAGACGTATTTATTCCATTAGACTGGATTATCGGCGGCCCTGATTTTGCGGGTAAAGGCTGGCGTATGCTGGTGGAGTGTTTATCGGCAGGCCGTGGTATCTCACTGCCAGCATTAGCCACAGCCTCGGGGCATATGGCGACAAAAACCACTACAGCTTACAGCTACGTGCGCCACCAGTTTGGTATGGCGATTGGCCAGTTTGAAGGGGTGCAAGAAGCGCTTGCACGTATTATTGCTAACACTTATCAATTAGAGGCGGCGAGGCGTTTAACGACTACGGGCATTGATCTTAAAGTTAAACCTTCAGTTGTGACTGCAATAGCTAAGTTCCATATGACTGAATTAGGCCGTTCTGTAATGAACGATGCCATGGATATTCAATCGGGCAAGGGTATTCAATTAGGACCTAAAAACTATTTAGGTCACCCTTATATGTCCAACCCAATTTCGATCACAGTGGAAGGCGCGAATATTCTAACTCGCTCATTGATGATTTTTGGTCAAGGTGCGACTCGTTGCCATCCTTACGTGCTTGCCGAAATGGAAGCCGCAGCGATGGAAAATCAACATGAAGCCTTAGAGCGTTTCGATTCACTCTTAATGGGACATATGGGCTATGCCACTCGCAATGCCTTTAGTGCTTTAGTTAATGCATTAACGGGGAGTGTCTTCGGTAATGCACCTGTCAGCGGTGAAACGAAGCAATATTATAAAGATATGTCGCGTATTTCATCGGCTTTAGCCTTAATGACGGATTTATCCATGTTGATCATGGGCGGTGATTTAAAGCGTAAAGAAATGCTTTCTGCACGTATGGGCGATGTGCTTAGCCAGTTATATTTAGGTTCAGCGACCTTGAAGTTATTTGAAGATAATGGTCGCCAGCAAGATGATTTGCCTGCGGTACGATATGTGATGGCCAATCGCTTGCACTTAGCGGCTAAAGCGTTGGAAGATACGATTCGTAACTTCCCTAACCGTCCAGTGTCATGGCTACTTCGTGCTTTAATCTTTCCGCTTGGTAATCACTTCAATGCACCGAGCGATAAAATGGCAACGGAATTAGCCAGTGGTATGTTAAAGCCGGGTCCTGCACGTGAGCGTATTACTTTCCTATGCCCGGAATTTGAAGGGGATAAGGGCGGCATTGCTGAAGTTGAACAGGCATTTGTTGCGCAATATGCTTGTAAAGAGATTTACAAAAAGTTGAAAAAAGCACAGCGTGCAGGTGAGTTACCCGCAAAAGTGCCGAATCTAGTCTTGTTTGCAAAGGCGTTAGAAACCGGTGTTATTACCGCCGATGAAGAGCAAAAGTTGCAGCATGCTGATAAGTTGAGACTGGCGGCTATTCATGTGAATGACTTTGAAACCCTGTAAATATGGTAGGTCAGACAGTTTAATCGAGTTGCACTGTTGCACTATTAATAAGCTGTTAGAGTTGTTCTCTTAAGTAGATTGTAGATATAAAAAAACCACCTTCATTAGGTGGTTTTTTATTGGCTAATTTTCTAACACTGTTTTAGTGACGATAAGAAACTTAAGCAACAATCAACACCTTACAAGTGTTAGTGCCACCGATAGTTTCCATTGCATCGCCCTTGGTCATCAAAACTAAATCGCCGCTTTGTAAATAACCAGCGGTTGTCAGTGACTCTAAGGCTTTTTGTGCTAATAGATCGGCTGGATAGATAGTTGAATCAAAGTAAATCGGTAATACACCGCGATATAATGCCATCTTAGCGAGTGTTGTCGCATGGCGTGATAAACCAAGGATGGGCAGTGAAGAACTGATGCGCGACATCATCTGAGGTGTTGCACCCGATTCGGTTAAGGCGATAATCGCTTTAACACCTTCTAAATGGTTTGCTGCATACATAGTCGATAGGGCAATGGTCTCTTCCACAGAAGTAAAGCGTGCATCTAATCTATGCTTAGACACTTTAACGCTTGGGTGCGACTCTGCACCGACACACACATTTGCCATCGCCTTAACGGTTTCTTCAGGAAAATCTCCCGCAGCGGTTTCGGCTGATAACATTACGGCATCAGTCCCGTCGAGCACAGCGTTTGCCACGTCCATTACTTCGGCGCGGGTTGGCATTGGGCTTGAAATCATCGACTCCATCATTTGTGTCGCTGTAATGACGATTTTGTTGAGTTGACGTGAACGGGCGATAAGTTTCTTTTGCACTGCAACGAGTGCAGCATCACCAATTTCAACGCCTAAGTCACCACGGGCAACCATAACAACGTCAGAAGCTAAGATCACATCATCCATCGCTTCATCAGTGGCAACGGCTTCTGCACGTTCAACTTTAGCAACAATCAGTGCATTACAACCTGCTTGACGGGCAAGATCGCGGGCGTAATCGAGATCAGCACCACTACGTGGGAAAGACACGGCTAAATAATCCACTTGGATCATTGCGGCCGTCAGAATGTCTGCTTTATCTTTTTCGGTCAGCGCCGCGGCAGATAAACCACCACCTTGCTTATTAATCCCCTTATTGTTTGATAAAGGACCCGCAACCGTCACTGTGGTGTGAACCTTACGGCCTTCAACACCTTCAACACGTAATTGAACACGGCCATCATCTAACATCAGGATATCGCCGACCGTCACGTCGTCTGGCAATTGCTTGTAATCGATACCGACTTGGGTCTCGTCACCTTCACCTTTAGCGAGCTCAGCATCTAAAACATAGGCTTGACCGAGTTTGAGCTGAACTTTCTTGTTGTCTTTGAAAGTAGAAACGCGGATTTTAGGCCCTTGTAAGTCACCAAGAATAGCAACATGAACACCTAATTCTTTTGCTATTTCACGAGCTTGAGTTGCTCGTTTGAGATGATCTTCGGGGGAGCCGTGGGAAAAGTTAAGACGTACAACATTTGCACCTGCCGCGATAATGCGACGTAGATTATCATCACGATCAGTGGCGGGGCCGAGTGTGGTGACGATTTTGGTTCTGCGGAACATAAGATACTCCGTTAAAGTTAAAAAATCTTGAGACTATATTACCATGCCATTCCAAATTATGTAGTAAAGTTACAAACAAATTGATCTAAAGTTATGTTTCAATTTTGTGAGGTATCGCTGAAAATTACACTAAAAATGGCTAGGCTGAACATTCGCACTAGCCATTTTTAGGATAGGAAGTGAATTACAGTATCGGATCTTTATTGATACGAGACTCTTTTAGCACTTCTTTAACGCGTTTTAGATTGTCACGGAAACGTGGTCCACGGCGTAATGTAAAACCGGTTGCCAATACATCTATAGTCACCAATTGGGCTAAACGCGAGGCCATGGGCAAATACATATCGGTATCTTCAGGGACTTCCATAGTTACGGGTAAGGTACATTCCATTGATAATGGCGAGTTACGCGCGGTAATCCCAATAACGGCGGCACCGTTTTCTCTTGCTAAACGCGCTATTTCAATCAATGACTTAGTACGGCCAGTGTGGGAAATCAATACCACTACATCGCCTTCATTACTGTTGATACAACTCATGCGTTGCATTAGAACATCGTCAAAACAGATGACAGGCACATTAAAGCGGAAGAATTTATTTTGCGCATCATGGGCAACTGAAGCGGATGCACCTAGGCCAAAAAAGGAAATTGTCTTAGCTTGAGTCAGAATATCAACGGCTTTGTTTATTGCAGAAACATCTAAACTTTGCCTTGCAGTATCAAGCGAAGCCATTGAAGATTCAAATATTTTTGTTGTATATGACTCTGTGGAGTCATCTTCTTCAACGTGACGGCTAACATAAGGCGTGCCGTTCGCAAGACTTTGAGCCAGATGTAACTTAAAATCAGGGAAGCCTTTCGTATCTAAACGGCGACAGAAACGATTCACAGTAGGTTCACTGACATCTGCCATCTTAGCGAGTGTGGCGATGCTAGAATGTATAGCTGTTTGTGGTGATGCTAAGATCACTTCTGCTACTTTGCGTTCTGATTTACTGAAATGGGTGAGGCTTTTTTGAACCTTTTCTAGGGTATTCATACGCGTACGTCCGCTAAATTGAGAATGTAATTTTATTTATTTTTGTTTAGTGGCTTAGATCAAACCTGTTATTCCACTAATCGATGCTTTGTAGTAAGTTTTTAGTACAATTTTGAAATAAGATTTTACTACCTTCAGTAATTTAAGCACAAAAAGCATATCAGATTTGTGCCCAAGGTGCCTAGTTAGCCAGAATGTTAATATTGATAAAAATAGATGCATTTAATAAATTCTGTTGTTATATTACAACAAAATGTGGATTTCTTCAGCGACATGAAGAGACACGACATACAAAGGAGAGCGTAACGCAATGGGCAAAACAACATCAGGCGCCAAAGCTTGTGACTTCGTACTCTTTGGTACTAAAGGCGATTTGGCACGACGCAAGTTGTTACCTTCTTTATACCAGTTAGATAAGGCTGAATTACTCGATAAAGATACGAAAGTGATCGGTGTCGCGAAAGACGAGTTTAGTCAGGAAGAATTTAGAGAATTAGTCACGCTTGCGTTAAACACCTTTGTCAAAGAATCCCTTTGTGAAGAAACTCTCCAACGTTTTTTGTCACGCTGCCACTATATAGGCACCAATTTTACCGATTCTGCTGGATACAGCGCCTTCCATGATTTGCTTAAACCAGAAGAGCGAGTTATGGTCAGTTACTTTGCGACACCGCCAGCGATATTCGGCGATATTTGCCGTTGTCTGCATGAACAAGATCTTATCCACCCAGACTCTCGTGTGGTACTCGAAAAGCCAATCGGCTCAGATTTAGAATCTTCCCGCGTTATTAATGATCAAGTTTCCGCTTACTTCAAAGAACGTCAGGTTTACCGTATCGACCATTACCTAGGTAAAGAAACCGTACAGAACTTGATTGCACTGCGTTTTGCTAACTCTTTATTTGCCTCTAAGTGGGACAACCGTACGATTGACCACGTCCAGATCACTGTCGCAGAAGAAGTGGGCATCGAAGGCCGTTGGGGTTACTTCGACAAAGCGGGTCAGATGCGTGACATGATCCAAAACCATTTGCTGCAAGTGTTAACGCTCGTTGCCATGGACCCACCTGTTAACTTAGACGCTGACAGTATTCGTGATGAAAAAGTTAAAGTACTTAAATCACTGCGTCCGATTAATTCAGACAATGTGTATGAAAATACCGTACGCGGTCAGTACAGTGCCGGCTTCCTAAAGGGCAGCCCCGTACCGGGTTATTTAGAAGAAGAAGGTGCCAATCTTCAATCACACACAGAAACCTTCGTGGCGATCCGAGTCGATATCGATAACTGGCGTTGGGCGGGCGTGCCTTTCTATTTACGCAGTGGCAAACGTATGCCGTTTAAGAGCTCTGAAATTGTGGTGTATTTCAAAAACCCACCCCATAACTTATATCGCTCAAGCTACCGTAATCTGCCACCGAACAAGTTAACCATTCGTCTACAGCCCCACGAAGGGGTTGAAATCCAGATGATGAATAAAGTGCCAGGTTTGGAGCAAAAACAACGTCTACAAACGACTAAACTCGATTTGAGCTTCTCGGATACCTTCAAAAATGAACGTATCGCCGATGCCTACGAGCGTCTATTACTTGAAGCTATGCTCGGTAATCAAGCCCTATTCGTGCGCCGTGATGAAGTCGAACAGGCATGGACTTGGGTGGATGGCATTATCCAATCGTGGGAACAAAGCAACGAAAAACCCAAACCTTATCCTGCGGGTACTTGGGGTCCTGTTGCGTCAGTGGCTTTGATCACCAAAGATGGCCGTTCGTGGGATGAGTAGGAGACGTTGATGATTAAAGAAACCGTATTCAAATCATTCGACACACCAAGTGCGTTAGAGCAACAGCTTGCAAACAAAATTGCAAGTCAGCTACAGGAAGCCGTCGATGCCCGCGGAAAAGCGAGCTTAGTGGTTTCCGGTGGTTCAACGCCGCTTAAGTTATTTCAACTATTGAGTATGAAGTCCATCGATTGGAGTGATGTTTATATCACGCTTGCCGATGAGCGCTGGGTTGATGTGGAAGATCATGCATCAAATGAGCGTCTTGTGCGTGAACATTTGTTACAACATCGTGCGGCCAATGCTAAATTCCGCGGTTTAAAAAATATGTTTTCAACCGCAGAAGCGGGCGCCGATATGGCCGCCGAGTCCTTGTCTAATTTCCCACGCCCTTTTGATGTGGTGGTGTTAGGCATGGGGAATGATGGTCATACCTGCTCTTGGTTTCCCTGTAGTGCTGAGCTTGAAAATGCGCTCACAACCCAAGACCTGTGCGTGGCGACGAACCCCACCACAGCTCCCCATGGCAGAATTACGCTCTCTAAGAGTGCGATTCTGAACAGCAGACAAATTTATCTGCACTTGGTCGGGGAACAGAAATTATCCGTATATCGTCAAGCGTTAGAAAGTGATGATGTCCATGCTATGCCTATCAGAGCCGTATTAGCGCAGCGTAAAACGCCCGTTGATGTGTTCTGGAGCGCTTAAGGAGTCACTATGCACTCAGTAGAAATACACTCGGTAGTTCAAGCTGTTACCGACAGAATTATTGCCCGTAGCAAAGCGTCACGTGCAGGTTATTTAGCCGCATTGAATGATGCCCGTCATCATGGCGTACACCGTAGCTCATTGAGCTGTGGCAACTTAGCCCATGGTTTTGCTGCCTGCAAACCAGACGACAAAAACGCATTGCGTCAATTGAATAAGGCGAACATCGGCATAGTGACGGCATTTAACGATATGTTATCTGCCCACCAACCCTATGAAAGCTATCCTGAATTGCTTAAAAAAGCCTGTCAGGAAGTCGGCAGTGTTGCACAAGTGGCGGGCGGTGTGCCGGCCATGTGTGATGGTGTGACTCAGGGTCAACCCGGTATGGAGTTGAGCCTGCTGAGCCGCGAAGTGATAGCGATGGCAACGGCTGTGGGCTTGTCTCACAACATGTTCGATGGTGCTTTACTGCTCGGTATTTGCGATAAAATCGTTCCAGGCTTGCTTATCGGTGCGCTCAGCTTTGGTCACTTACCTATGTTATTCGTGCCCGCAGGGCCGATGAAATCAGGTATCCCTAACAAAGAAAAAGCCCGTATTCGTCAGCAATTTGCTCAAGGTAAAGTGGATCGCGCACAACTGTTAGAAGCCGAAGCCCAGTCTTACCACAGTGCAGGAACCTGTACTTTCTACGGTACTGCAAACTCGAATCAGCTGATGCTTGAAGTGATGGGGCTGCAGTTACCAGGCTCGTCATTTGTGAATCCAGATGATCCACTGCGCGAAGCCTTAAACAAGATGGCGGCTAAGCAAGTGTGTCGTTTAACCGAAATGGGCACCCAATATACCCCAATCGGTGAAGTGGTCAGCGAAAAGTCTGTGGTTAACGGCATAGTCGCGCTATTAGCGACAGGCGGTTCAACTAACTTGACGATGCATATTGTCGCCGCGGCTCGTGCTGCCGGTATTATCGTGAACTGGGATGATTTTTCTGAATTATCCGATGCCGTGCCATTAGTGGCGCGCGTGTATCCCAACGGTCATGCCGACATTAACCATTTCCACGCCGCCGGTGGTATGGCGTACTTAATCAAAGAATTACTCGATGCGGGTCTATTACATGAAGATGTAAATACCGTTGCGGGCTTTGGTTTACGCCGTTATACCCAAGAGCCTAGACTGCTCGACGGTGAACTATGCTGGGTCGATGGTCCAACGACTAGCTTAGATACTGAAGTGTTAACGTCAGTCGCATCGCCTTTCCAAGGCAACGGTGGCTTAAAATTACTGAAAGGTAACTTAGGCCGCGCTGTGATCAAAGTGTCTGCGGTACAAGAACAGCACCGTGTCGTTGAAGCGCCCGCGGTGGTGATTGACGATCAAAACAAACTCGATGCTTTGTTCAAAGCGGGCGCTTTGGATAGAGATTGTGTTGTGGTGGTTAAAGGTCAAGGCCCGAAAGCCAACGGTATGCCAGAACTGCACAAGTTAACCCCATTATTGGGAACGCTTCAGGACAAAGGCTTTAAAGTCGCACTGTTGACTGACGGTCGTATGTCTGGTGCGTCGGGTAAAGTCCCTGCGGCCATTCATTTAACGCCAGAAGCCTTAGATGGCGGCTTAATTGCCAAAGTCCAAGATGGCGACTTGATCCGTGTCGATGCGTTAACAGGCGAACTGAGCCTGCTGGTGTCAGAGACTGAACTTGCCACCAGAGCCGCGGGAATAGTGGATTTACATCGTTCACGTTATGGTATGGGTCGCGAGTTATTCAGTGCGCTACGCTCAAATCTCAGCAGTCCAGAAACAGGTGCGCGTTGTACTAATGCCATCGATGAACTTTATTAAACAAAGGAAGAATAACGCAATGCTTGAGAATAACTGGTCACTACAGCCACAAGATATTTTTAAACGCAGCCCTATTGTTCCTGTGATGGTGATTAACAAGATTGAACATGCAGTGCCACTCGCTAAAGCACTGGTTGCCGGTGGTATTAGTGTATTAGAAGTGACTTTGCGTACGCCTTGTGCACTCGAAGCTATCACTAAAATCGCCAAAGAAGTACCAGAGGCTTTAGTCGGTGCAGGAACCATTTTAAATGAGACTCAACTCAAACAGGCCATTGCCGCTGGCGCGCAGTTTATTATTACGCCGGGTGCTACGGTTGAACTGCTCAAAGCGGGTATGCAGGGACCCATTCCTTTGATCCCTGGTGTTGCTAGTATTTCTGAGGTGATGGCTGGAATGGCACTTGGTTATACCCACTTTAAATTCTTCCCAGCTGAAGCCTCGGGTGGTGTGGATGCACTGAAAGCCTTTTCGGGCCCATTAGCGGATATTCGCTTTTGCCCAACAGGTGGCATTACGCCAAGCAGCTATAAAGATTATTTAGCGCTGAAAAACGTCGATTGTATTGGTGGTAGCTGGATTGCGCCAACGGATGCAATGGAACAGGGTGATTGGGCTCGTATCACTCAACTTTGTAAAGATGCCATCAGCGCTTTATAAATCGAGCTTGAAATAGTGACAAAATAAAAAACCACCGCGAGGTGGTTTTTTGTCTTTTATCTTTCGCATTTTGATAAAGAACGGCTGCGATAGCAGACTCTACAGTAACACGAGCATTTACAAACAGTCTGGCCTTATAGAAAGTCGAGTTGTGAAATGAGCACTTGTCTACATTTCCTTGCTCAGTTCCACATTCGAGCCCGCTTTAGGGCTAAACAACTGCTGATATAGTCTGCCTGCAAACTCATCTGTCATCCCTGAAATATAATCCGCTAATATTCTGTGACTGTTCAAGCCTTGCTGCTCACTTTCTCGCCAACGCACTTGGGTGTTCAGTGGCAGTAAACGCTCGGGATCGGAAGCGAAGGCTTCGAATAATCCCATCACAATTTGCTGGCCCTTATATTCGAGCATTTGGATCTCAGGTTTACGAATAACGTATTTATACACCAGTTGCTTGAGCACATTGAGCGCAATAGCAAATTCGGGCTCTAAGGTCGCATTAAAGCGCAATAATGGCTCTTCGAACACGTCATCTTCTGAGATCACAATAGCGGTGACAAAGCCATTAACGAGTGTGCCTATGGCATCTTTACGTAGGTGATGCTCATGGGAAAACAGCTTGTTGCCAATATCGGCCAGCTCTTGTTTTATCCACGCATCACTGCTGTTGGTCAGTGTCGGCGCCACATCTTGATGCCACTGGGATGCCGTGACTATGCCCATCACAATCGCATCTTCGAGATCGTGCACCGCATAGGCGATGTCATCTGCCAGTTCCATAATCGAGCAATCGAAGGATTTAAACTGGGTTCGCAAATGCGGATAGTGGTGCAGGGCGGGGTGTGAACCTTGCTGAGTTGATGTAAAACGACGGCTATCCGCCTCAGACAAAGACTCAAGCACCCAAGCGAAAATGTCGTTATCATCATCGAAAATGCCCTTAACCGGCGGCCATTGTGACGGCTTGAGTTGTCTATGGTTGGTGATTTCATTATGTTCACCCGCGACAAATAGCTTCGAGTACGGCGCAGGGTATTTCAAAATGCCGAGCATAGTTCGGCGGCATAGGTTCATGCCAAAATCTAAGGTATAGGGCTCAAGTTTCGATAAAATACGAAAGGTTTGGCCATTGCCTTCAAAGCCGCCGTGGTCGCGCATCATGTAATTTAATGCCACTTCGCCACCGTGGCCGAAGGGTGGATGACCAATATCGTGGGCTAAACATAAG is a genomic window of Shewanella putrefaciens containing:
- the smrA gene encoding DNA endonuclease SmrA; the protein is MLEDGTALFFEEMVGVVPLKGDRPVVNLQPTGLTAEQLQRREILQRETYLACMSLDLSLIPVLAPDDVVGFKREGVQGAVFKRLRLGQYPIKMELDVHAYRLHQARNAVLNYLLAAQNHGERCVMLIHGKGHQSKPFAGLLKSAVCHWLSQLDMVLAYHSAKTEQGGTGALYVMLTKSEQLKLENREVNRKGMGWR
- a CDS encoding TetR/AcrR family transcriptional regulator, whose translation is MASRSDTKTRILDAAEKLFAERGFSETSLRLITSKAEVNLASVNYHFGSKKELIRAVLARYLDVFMPAASTEIKRLDAIPAQATLEEILSSLVAPLLELNQLRTEGTTIFLQLLGRGYIESQGHLRWFITTHYGQHLDTFVSAVSASAPHIPPAEMFWRLHFTLGTIVFTMASADALNDIAKAEFGEHNDIEAVIRKVIPYMAAGVSVPVSPQ
- a CDS encoding acyl-CoA dehydrogenase, which gives rise to MLTIIILALIAIVVLFAVKNIRMQFITRPVFSFFKKVLPPLSDTEREAMEAGDVWWEGELFRGNPNWNILHSYGKPTLSAEEKDFIDNQVMTALTMIDDFDIVHNRKDLPPELWEYFKKEGFFALIIPKKFGGKAFSAYANSTIVSKLASRSVSAAVTVMVPNSLGPGELLTHYGTNEQKERWLPALAKGDEIPCFALTGPEAGSDAGAIPDVGIVCRDTFNGEEMLGLKLTWDKRYITLAPVATVLGLAFQMRDPEGLLGDKKNLGITCALIPTDHPGVVIGRRHNPLGMAFMNGTTQGKDVFIPLDWIIGGPDFAGKGWRMLVECLSAGRGISLPALATASGHMATKTTTAYSYVRHQFGMAIGQFEGVQEALARIIANTYQLEAARRLTTTGIDLKVKPSVVTAIAKFHMTELGRSVMNDAMDIQSGKGIQLGPKNYLGHPYMSNPISITVEGANILTRSLMIFGQGATRCHPYVLAEMEAAAMENQHEALERFDSLLMGHMGYATRNAFSALVNALTGSVFGNAPVSGETKQYYKDMSRISSALALMTDLSMLIMGGDLKRKEMLSARMGDVLSQLYLGSATLKLFEDNGRQQDDLPAVRYVMANRLHLAAKALEDTIRNFPNRPVSWLLRALIFPLGNHFNAPSDKMATELASGMLKPGPARERITFLCPEFEGDKGGIAEVEQAFVAQYACKEIYKKLKKAQRAGELPAKVPNLVLFAKALETGVITADEEQKLQHADKLRLAAIHVNDFETL
- the pyk gene encoding pyruvate kinase — its product is MFRRTKIVTTLGPATDRDDNLRRIIAAGANVVRLNFSHGSPEDHLKRATQAREIAKELGVHVAILGDLQGPKIRVSTFKDNKKVQLKLGQAYVLDAELAKGEGDETQVGIDYKQLPDDVTVGDILMLDDGRVQLRVEGVEGRKVHTTVTVAGPLSNNKGINKQGGGLSAAALTEKDKADILTAAMIQVDYLAVSFPRSGADLDYARDLARQAGCNALIVAKVERAEAVATDEAMDDVILASDVVMVARGDLGVEIGDAALVAVQKKLIARSRQLNKIVITATQMMESMISSPMPTRAEVMDVANAVLDGTDAVMLSAETAAGDFPEETVKAMANVCVGAESHPSVKVSKHRLDARFTSVEETIALSTMYAANHLEGVKAIIALTESGATPQMMSRISSSLPILGLSRHATTLAKMALYRGVLPIYFDSTIYPADLLAQKALESLTTAGYLQSGDLVLMTKGDAMETIGGTNTCKVLIVA
- a CDS encoding MurR/RpiR family transcriptional regulator yields the protein MNTLEKVQKSLTHFSKSERKVAEVILASPQTAIHSSIATLAKMADVSEPTVNRFCRRLDTKGFPDFKLHLAQSLANGTPYVSRHVEEDDSTESYTTKIFESSMASLDTARQSLDVSAINKAVDILTQAKTISFFGLGASASVAHDAQNKFFRFNVPVICFDDVLMQRMSCINSNEGDVVVLISHTGRTKSLIEIARLARENGAAVIGITARNSPLSMECTLPVTMEVPEDTDMYLPMASRLAQLVTIDVLATGFTLRRGPRFRDNLKRVKEVLKESRINKDPIL
- the zwf gene encoding glucose-6-phosphate dehydrogenase; protein product: MGKTTSGAKACDFVLFGTKGDLARRKLLPSLYQLDKAELLDKDTKVIGVAKDEFSQEEFRELVTLALNTFVKESLCEETLQRFLSRCHYIGTNFTDSAGYSAFHDLLKPEERVMVSYFATPPAIFGDICRCLHEQDLIHPDSRVVLEKPIGSDLESSRVINDQVSAYFKERQVYRIDHYLGKETVQNLIALRFANSLFASKWDNRTIDHVQITVAEEVGIEGRWGYFDKAGQMRDMIQNHLLQVLTLVAMDPPVNLDADSIRDEKVKVLKSLRPINSDNVYENTVRGQYSAGFLKGSPVPGYLEEEGANLQSHTETFVAIRVDIDNWRWAGVPFYLRSGKRMPFKSSEIVVYFKNPPHNLYRSSYRNLPPNKLTIRLQPHEGVEIQMMNKVPGLEQKQRLQTTKLDLSFSDTFKNERIADAYERLLLEAMLGNQALFVRRDEVEQAWTWVDGIIQSWEQSNEKPKPYPAGTWGPVASVALITKDGRSWDE
- the pgl gene encoding 6-phosphogluconolactonase, encoding MIKETVFKSFDTPSALEQQLANKIASQLQEAVDARGKASLVVSGGSTPLKLFQLLSMKSIDWSDVYITLADERWVDVEDHASNERLVREHLLQHRAANAKFRGLKNMFSTAEAGADMAAESLSNFPRPFDVVVLGMGNDGHTCSWFPCSAELENALTTQDLCVATNPTTAPHGRITLSKSAILNSRQIYLHLVGEQKLSVYRQALESDDVHAMPIRAVLAQRKTPVDVFWSA